One Vitis vinifera cultivar Pinot Noir 40024 chromosome 15, ASM3070453v1 genomic window, AGGAGCAGAACTTTAGGAAGCAGGCTAAGGTAGAGTATTAGAAGTGGGTGCTGATGGAAGAAACCTCTTAGAGGCAAAAATCAAGGGAGTTATGGTTGAAAAAGGGTGGTAAAATTACGCTTTTTTCCATAAAATGGTCACTGCCCATAAGAGAAGAAACTCCATGGTGAAGATCAAGATCAATGAGGCTTAGGTAATAGAGGAGAGAGAGATTAAAGAAAGGGTGGTATTGATGTTCCACTCTCTTTTGCCCAAAACAGGGGAGTGGAGACCAAGCTACAATGAGTTGTCAGTTGAGGCTTTAGAAGGTGAGGATGCAATGATGCTAGAGGTCTCGTTTTTCGAGGAAGAGGTGTTTTGTGCTCTCTCAGATCTTATGGAGATAAAGCTCCTAGTCCTAATGATTTTTCTATGGTGTTTTAGCAATTTAGCTGGGATTTTTTAAAGGAAGAAGTTATGGCGTTCTTTAGGGAATTTCATTAGCAGGGGAGGTTTGCTAAGAGTATTAATGCCTCTTTTTTGGTGTTAATTCATAAGAAAGGAGGAGATGAAGATCTTAAGGATTTTAGGCCTATAAACTTGGTGAGTAGCCTTTACAAGTTGTTAGCTAATAGGTTAAAGAAGGTGGTGATTAAGGTGGTGTCCAATTCCCAAAGTGCTTTTGTGAAGGGTAGGCAAATCCTTAATGCTTCTCTAATTGCTAATGAAGCTATTGATTCGGTGCAGAAAGGCAATGATGGTGGTATTCTTTGCAAGCTTGATATTAAGAAGGTGTATGATCatgttaattaaaatttcttaacTTTGTTGCTAGAAAAGATAGGTTTTGGTGTTAAGTGGATCAATTAGATTCAGTGGTGTATTTCTACAGTGAGCTTCTTAATCATTATCAAACTCCTTATGGTTTTTTCCAAAGCTTGGGGTTTGAGGTAAGGGGACCCTTTCTCCCCTTATCTTTTTGTGATTGTCATAGAGGCCCTCAATTATTTGTTGAAGAGAGCTAAAGAAGGAGGGTTTTTACCAGGTTGGAAGATCAGAGGTAGAGGAAGAGAGGGAGTGGAAGtctctcatttgttgtttgttgatgacACATTAGTCTTCTGCAAGCCTTCTCTAAATCAAATTACTTATTTGAGTTGGTCACTTATGTGGTTTAAGGAaaggttgaaatattcttttgtatgtaatctttggtcttgggtGAGGGTTTCCTTAGCAGAGAgtctttcttctcttgtaagttttttAGACTGGATAGGCTCCTAGTAAGGGAAGGCGgtgtgtatactccctgtatacttcgAGGGCACTGGttttttggtgtttcctcttttttattaatatacttacttttcacttatcaaaaaaaaaaaatgttagagtTAAAGggtaaatttgaaaagaaaaaaaaatgagttgatTCTAGCGAGGAGAGTGATTAGAGAATTTAGAAGACTTGGATCAAGAGTTTGGTTGCAAGATTGGTTCACTCTTATCTtcttacttaggtcttcccttgGGCGCTCAATTCAAGTTTGTGGCAATTTGGGACGATGTGGAGGAGAAGCTTCGAGAAagattattgatttaaaaaagaCAGTATATTTCCAAAGAGGGTAGGCTTACCTTAATTTGTAGCACTCTTTCCAATATGTCTATTTATTTTGTCCCTGTTTTGTATTCCAAGGAGAGTGCAAATGAGATTAGAGCAAatccaaagagattttctttagGGAGGAGGGACCCTTGAGCAAAAGCCTCATTTAATAAGATGGTCTATTGTCTGCTCAGATAAAGGAAAGGGTGATTTGGGAGTGAGGAATTTGTTGTTACTCAACAAGGCCTTCTTGTGCAAATGGAGTTAGCGTTTTATAGTGGAGAGGGAGGCTTTTTGGAGGCAAGTCACTTGTGGtaagtatggggaagaagaggaagggtgGCACTCCTATGAAGTGAGAGAAAGGTATGAGGTAGTTTATTGAATGCCATTAGAAAAGAATGGGATATCCTAGATGGCAATATGGCCTTTTCTATGAGGCGTGGGAggagggtgagattttggaaggataagtgaTGTGGTGACGATTTGTCATGCACCTCTTTTCCCTCCTTATTTATTATAGCTTCGTCCAAGGAGACTTGGGTGGAGGATGTTTGGAACTATTCAGAAGGGAGAGTATAGGCTCCCCCGCTTCTCTAAGCGGCTCAACAATTGGGAGGTGGTTGTTATGGAGTGTTTTTTTCAAAGATTGCAAGGAAGGAGGATGTGTAGGGATGTGGATTATCAGGTAGTATGGACAAAGTCAAAGGATAGTAAATTTACTATCAAATCTCTCTACAAGGCTTTGGAACCAGAAAAACAAAGTGATTTCCTTGCAACTGTAATTTGGAACTCATGGGTGCTACCAAGGGtaggtttctttgcttgggaggctacttggAATTAGGTCTTAACCTTGGATCGGATTCAAAGGGGATGGTGGGCCTTGGCTAATAGATGCTACATGTGTCTTTCAGAGGAAGAGTCACTTGATTGCATTCTTTTGCATTGCAATATGGCAAGGATTCTCCGGCACttgttgttttctctttttgagaTGTCATGGGTGCTTCCTTTCTCAATTAGAGAAACATTGTTAGGGTGGCAcggttcttttgtgggtaagaagaggaaaaaagtgTGGCGAGCTGCTCCTTTGTGCCCTTTCTGaacagtttggaaggaaagaaacaaaggaCCTTTGAAAACGAGGGGAGTCCGGTTCAAGGGCTTAaagtttctttcctttgtaaCCTTTAGGCGTGGGCTAAGGTATATTTAGTTTCCAGCCCTTCTTCCATTgttgattttgtggattggttgggctctatTTGAGGgagtgttgttttttgttgttcccctttttctttttttgaggcGCTCTTAAGCGtcctttgtatacttcctgtgtaCTTTTGAGTGCTTTTGTGGAGTGCCTTGTTTTAATATATTGCTTTTTAACCATCAAAAAATGCTTTCTTTCAATGCCATAAATTATTACAACTACTTGAAGTATATGTCTATCTCCTTTGCAGATCTGGCACAGCAACATGCCACACAATAAAATTGCTGACAGGAAAGGTCACCAGGGATGGATGAAAGAAGAAGGCATGTACTTCATTTTCCCTGGGGGTGGAACAATGTTCCCAGATGGGGCAGAACAGTATATTGAGAAACTCTCACAGTACATTCCTTTAACTGGTGGAGTTCTAAGGACGGCTCTTGATATGGGATGTGGGGTAGGAGCTGCTTTCCTGTGTTTATTTGAGCTCTAACCATTGCCCTTTTTTTCCCCTATATTTTTGGAAGATCACTTAAAATTGATTTCTCTTGCAGGTTGCCAGTTTTGGGGGGTACTTACTAAATCAAGGCATTTTAACTTTCTCATTTGCTCCTAGGGATTCACACAAATCACAGATACAATTTGCACTGGAAAGAGGAATACCTGCACTTGTGGCAATGCTTGGCACTCGTAGACTGCCATTTCCTGCATTCTCATTTGACTTGGTGCACTGCTCTCGATGTTTGATCCCTTTTACCGCTTATAGTGAGTTCTATATGCAATGTGGCTATTGAAATTTACACTTCTTACTTGTCCTCCTACTTGCTCTGTAATAAAATGTTCTGGATTTGCAGATGCAACATATTTCCTTGAAGTGGATCGGCTACTTCGACCAGGAGGGTACCTTGTAATCTCTGGTCCCCCTGTACTATGGCCTAAACAAGATAAGGAATGGGCAGATCTCCAGGCAGTGGCAAGAGCATTgtgttatgagctcaaggctgtggatgGAAACACTGCTATCTGGAAAAAGCCTGCTGGGGATTCATGTCTCCCCAACCAAAATGAGTTTGGGCTTGAATTGTGTGATGAATCTGATGATTCAAGTTATGCATGGTAATTGCCTTCAAAAATGTATTCTTAATTTCTGATTTCCCCTCCACAACTTAGAGTATGAaaatggttatatatatatatgtaattttttgtGGTCATACTGTTATGTTATACTATGTGTGCACTTTGTCTATGTGTTGGAACTTCCTAGGTGTAATTAATAAACTCAACACCACACTAGTCTGATCTAACACTGTTGacaaatattcattttcacCAATTTTGTTGGAATTGTAAATTTAAGTTTGATAATCTTGCAGGTACTTCAAGCTTAAGAAATGTGTGACGAGGATATCCTCTGTCAAGGATGACCAGGTTGTTGGGATGATACCAAACTGGCCAGACAGGCTAACAAAAGCTCCCTCTAGGGCAACACTTCTGAAGAATGGAATTGATGTATTTGAAGCTGATACTCGGCGGTGGGCAAGGAGGGTTGCATACTATAAAAACTCATTGAACTTGAAGCTGGGGACTGCAGCTATACGCAATGTTATGGACATGAATGCATTCTTTGGAGGTTTTGCAGCAGCACTCACGTCTGATCCTGTGTGGGTGATGAATGTTGTTCCTCCCCGCAAGCCATCAACTCTGGGAGTCATTTATGACAGAGGTCTTATTGGGGTCTACCATGATTGGTGAGTTACTGTGTCATGTGCTACTCTTGTCTACGGAATAAATATGCACCTGGGTTGAAATGAAGTGTTTTAGAGTCATAGATTAGCCACCTTCATATCGTTTATCAACAGAAAGTTTGCATGGGTGGATATTCATCATGTCCATATCACACCAGGATATGGTCCCctgtttattacaaaaaatatgaaagttgGTAAGATAATTAGGATTCCTAGATAGTGAAGTGATGGAATAGAAGCTTCATCATGCAAATCATTACCCTGAACCATAGTTCTATGCTTTCATCTCCTTGTCTTTCTTACATGCCTACATGGACACCTTTTTAGTTGGTTCTTCAATCTGCATTTCTTATAGTAGCATAAAACTTGCTCTGTTGGTTTTTTAAACTGCTTGAATATCCTTGTTTTGATTACTAAATTAAGGATCAAAGAGATGGTAATTCACCTACAGAAAGGGTTTGGAACTGAAGGGATCCAAACCTTTGATGGAATGATGCTAAAAACCAGGGTTATTTACTGGGCTTGATTTCTTTCCAATATGCTTGTCTCCTAGATTGTGTCATTGCTTTTTGTTGATGACTGGGATTTAATGCTCACAACCAGTCTGTAGAACAGTGAAAGCTAATATTCA contains:
- the LOC100255820 gene encoding probable pectin methyltransferase QUA3, with the translated sequence MGHLNLPSSKRNARQYRLLDLVTASFFGIVIIFFLLVFTPLGDSLAASGRQALLLSTADPRQRQRLVALVEAGQQQAIEACPAEEVDHMPCEDPRRNSQLSREMNFYRERQCPLPAETPLCLIPPPDGYHIPVRWPDSLHKIWHSNMPHNKIADRKGHQGWMKEEGMYFIFPGGGTMFPDGAEQYIEKLSQYIPLTGGVLRTALDMGCGVASFGGYLLNQGILTFSFAPRDSHKSQIQFALERGIPALVAMLGTRRLPFPAFSFDLVHCSRCLIPFTAYNATYFLEVDRLLRPGGYLVISGPPVLWPKQDKEWADLQAVARALCYELKAVDGNTAIWKKPAGDSCLPNQNEFGLELCDESDDSSYAWYFKLKKCVTRISSVKDDQVVGMIPNWPDRLTKAPSRATLLKNGIDVFEADTRRWARRVAYYKNSLNLKLGTAAIRNVMDMNAFFGGFAAALTSDPVWVMNVVPPRKPSTLGVIYDRGLIGVYHDWCEPFSTYPRTYDLIHVTSIESLIKILGSGKNRCNLVDLMVEMDRILRPEGTVVIRDSPEVIDKIGRIAQAVRWTATIHEKEPESHGREKILVATKNFWKLPSASH